The following coding sequences lie in one bacterium genomic window:
- a CDS encoding IS91 family transposase has translation MTRDYTAPRFQVGEIFRQFGPDFRQSNKLSLEQRKAMRAIEQCRTPALGGHVEQCDCCGYERHFLHSCRNRHCPQCQYLAREKWLAGRKEDLLPVVYYHTVFTIPDEALNPLIWANKRVLYDIFFRAGSETLLELGRDPKHLGAEIGVTAILHTWAQNLVDHPHLHCIVTGGGLSKDGKQWVLPKKTTINRDFFIHINILSDLFKKKFIAYLKEAYLSGALKFVGRVDDLASPTKFDNLISRLYEIKWNSYCKQSFGGPEGVLNYLGRYTHRVAISNHRIVDVNDDTVSFSWYDRKKSKKKIMTLTAFEFIRRFLLHILPHRFYKIRHYGILSSRSHRGKLAMCKQLFDQLQNRQSCTPIDWQELFLELTGIDLRICPKCQNGNMVIKAAPIMAGLSPP, from the coding sequence ATGACAAGAGACTATACCGCTCCCCGTTTTCAGGTTGGCGAGATATTCAGACAATTCGGCCCAGATTTTCGCCAGTCCAACAAGTTAAGTTTAGAACAGCGCAAGGCAATGCGGGCCATTGAGCAATGCCGGACGCCGGCTCTTGGCGGTCATGTTGAACAGTGCGATTGCTGCGGCTATGAGAGGCATTTTCTGCACTCCTGCCGTAACCGTCACTGTCCACAATGCCAATACTTGGCGCGAGAAAAATGGCTTGCAGGCCGCAAAGAAGATCTGCTGCCCGTGGTTTATTATCACACGGTCTTTACCATTCCGGACGAAGCGCTAAATCCGCTCATTTGGGCCAATAAACGCGTGCTCTATGACATCTTTTTCAGGGCAGGCTCTGAGACGTTACTGGAACTTGGGCGTGACCCCAAGCATCTGGGCGCAGAAATTGGTGTTACAGCTATCCTGCACACCTGGGCCCAGAATCTTGTTGATCACCCGCACCTGCATTGCATTGTCACAGGCGGTGGATTGTCCAAGGATGGCAAACAATGGGTCTTACCGAAAAAGACCACAATAAACAGAGACTTTTTTATCCATATCAACATCCTTTCGGACCTGTTCAAGAAAAAGTTTATTGCCTATTTGAAAGAGGCCTATCTGTCCGGAGCATTAAAATTTGTTGGACGTGTTGATGATCTCGCATCGCCAACAAAGTTTGATAATCTGATCAGCCGTCTATATGAGATAAAATGGAATTCCTACTGTAAGCAATCCTTTGGTGGTCCTGAAGGCGTCTTAAATTATCTTGGCCGGTACACGCATCGGGTAGCCATCAGTAATCACCGTATTGTGGATGTGAACGATGATACGGTATCCTTTTCCTGGTACGACCGTAAGAAAAGCAAAAAAAAGATCATGACCTTGACGGCTTTTGAGTTTATACGGCGTTTCTTGCTGCATATTCTGCCGCACAGGTTTTACAAAATCAGGCATTATGGCATATTGAGCAGCCGCAGTCACCGTGGCAAATTGGCCATGTGCAAGCAGTTATTTGATCAACTGCAGAATCGGCAAAGTTGCACTCCTATCGATTGGCAGGAATTATTTCTAGAGTTGACAGGTATCGATCTAAGAATATGTCCTAAATGTCAAAACGGCAATATGGTGATTAAAGCAGCGCCAATAATGGCAGGCTTGTCGCCGCCATAA
- a CDS encoding tyrosine-type recombinase/integrase: MSSLIEQMHMDMVLRNFSPKTLKSYAWHIQQFQDFFAGQTVEDLGEEDIRRYLYHLKTEKKRSNSTLAQAFSALKFLYREVVKMPLTLTKLRGPKRIHRLPIVLSRDEVQRVLFAVDNRKHRLMFMTTYSAGLRVSETTHLRVSDIDSKRMMIRVDQGKGKKDRYTLLSKELLVRLREYWSYYRPKTWLFPGGNPANPVNTATLQKVFQVARKKAGIVKPATVHSSRHSFATHLLEQGVSLFTIQHLLGHAHIQTTMVYLHIQDNQKTAIINPLDAMLEED; encoded by the coding sequence ATGTCTAGTCTCATCGAACAAATGCACATGGATATGGTCTTGCGCAATTTCAGTCCGAAAACGCTCAAGAGTTATGCCTGGCACATTCAGCAATTTCAGGATTTTTTCGCCGGCCAAACCGTAGAAGACCTTGGCGAAGAGGACATCAGGCGCTATCTTTACCACTTGAAAACGGAAAAGAAGCGCAGCAACTCGACACTGGCGCAGGCATTCAGCGCATTGAAATTTCTCTACAGAGAAGTAGTCAAGATGCCCCTTACACTGACCAAGCTTCGAGGGCCAAAACGGATTCACCGTCTGCCCATTGTCCTTTCCCGCGACGAAGTCCAACGTGTGCTGTTTGCTGTGGATAATCGCAAACACAGACTTATGTTCATGACCACTTATTCAGCCGGTCTGCGCGTCTCGGAAACAACCCATTTACGGGTGAGCGATATCGATAGTAAGCGGATGATGATTCGCGTCGATCAGGGCAAAGGGAAAAAAGATCGCTATACCTTGCTTTCCAAAGAGCTTTTGGTCCGGCTGAGAGAGTATTGGAGCTATTACCGGCCCAAAACCTGGCTCTTTCCTGGTGGCAATCCAGCCAATCCGGTCAATACAGCGACTCTGCAAAAGGTCTTTCAGGTTGCCAGAAAAAAAGCCGGCATTGTAAAGCCTGCAACAGTGCATTCTTCGCGCCATAGCTTTGCGACACATCTTCTGGAACAAGGCGTCAGTCTGTTTACGATTCAGCATCTTTTGGGACATGCACATATTCAGACCACCATGGTCTATTTGCACATACAGGATAATCAAAAGACAGCCATCATCAATCCTCTGGATGCTATGCTCGAGGAGGACTGA